The proteins below are encoded in one region of uncultured Desulfovibrio sp.:
- a CDS encoding major capsid protein: MSSSLGFVVTLAEMEQFYRGDKAGQIIELMNRTNDIMDDVPWMEANQSDGHLTRIRTGLPAVYWRRLYQGTPPAKSQWSQVKEGCGILEAIMELDVEELRLYGSRDRAFRMSEGIAFAEAMRQKVASTLFYGDSNVNPDAFNGLAMRYPAKDAQNVLDAGGTDENGCTSLWLVAWGAQSVHGIYPKDSTGGLSHEDLHTYMAQDENGRKYQVTGDKYNWRCGLAVRDWRAVVRIANLPVAALDRRKGEDGFVDLQKLTIEAKNRMPQHLRQKAIWYGNADVLTALELQNSDAGQVQLHYGEFFAAQAVPVLHGRPVRQCDAIVSTENPV, translated from the coding sequence ATGTCCTCTTCGCTCGGTTTTGTGGTCACTCTGGCCGAAATGGAACAGTTCTATCGCGGAGACAAGGCCGGACAGATCATCGAACTCATGAACCGCACCAATGACATCATGGACGACGTGCCATGGATGGAGGCCAATCAGTCCGACGGCCACCTTACCCGCATCCGCACCGGCCTGCCCGCCGTCTACTGGCGGCGTCTCTATCAGGGTACGCCGCCGGCCAAATCCCAGTGGTCGCAGGTCAAGGAGGGCTGCGGCATCCTGGAAGCCATCATGGAACTGGATGTGGAGGAACTGCGCCTCTATGGCAGCCGCGACAGGGCCTTTCGCATGAGCGAGGGCATCGCCTTTGCCGAGGCCATGCGTCAGAAGGTGGCCTCCACTCTCTTCTATGGCGACAGCAATGTGAATCCCGATGCCTTCAACGGCCTGGCCATGCGCTATCCGGCCAAAGATGCCCAAAACGTGCTGGATGCGGGCGGCACGGACGAAAACGGCTGCACCTCGCTCTGGCTGGTGGCCTGGGGGGCGCAGTCCGTGCACGGCATCTATCCCAAGGACAGCACCGGCGGCCTTTCCCACGAGGACCTGCATACCTATATGGCGCAGGATGAAAACGGCCGGAAATATCAGGTCACGGGCGACAAGTACAACTGGCGCTGCGGCCTGGCCGTGCGTGACTGGCGGGCCGTGGTGCGCATCGCCAATCTGCCCGTGGCCGCGCTGGACAGGCGCAAGGGCGAGGACGGCTTTGTGGACCTGCAAAAGCTGACCATCGAAGCCAAGAACCGCATGCCCCAGCATCTGCGCCAGAAGGCCATCTGGTACGGCAATGCCGACGTGCTCACGGCCCTGGAACTCCAGAATTCCGATGCCGGCCAGGTGCAGCTGCACTACGGCGAATTCTTTGCCGCCCAGGCCGTACCCGTGCTGCATGGCCGTCCGGTGCGCCAGTGCGATGCCATTGTTTCCACGGAAAACCCCGTCTAG
- a CDS encoding N-acetyltransferase, whose protein sequence is MPIDYAYRPVTLPGERDALFFRMRDEGLLPWAMYALARPGLRHWRRLTQPRQGLLLVCEASTAATPPARGTALGDSAAPPLTDTRAIRAMGLFSGWRGRVAEFDFTVFRPHFSEAVPMALGAFHWMFSHTRVSAIMGLCPASNRHAWRLATACGFRLLARLPQACHLARRQCHVDGMLVCCTPDSLKNAAHSAGRKGGQPATRTPLSSATITPREDIMGFGGSSTPSVPAVTPAPKQEVQKPVTEAATAARQSQKDKAAKAAGIRGSIYTDPLRRQSETNGKTLLGQ, encoded by the coding sequence ATGCCCATCGACTATGCCTACCGCCCCGTAACCCTGCCGGGCGAGCGCGATGCCCTCTTCTTCCGCATGCGCGATGAAGGGCTGCTGCCCTGGGCCATGTATGCCCTTGCCCGTCCCGGCCTGCGCCACTGGCGCCGGCTGACCCAGCCGCGTCAGGGCCTTCTGCTGGTCTGCGAGGCGAGCACCGCCGCAACGCCCCCTGCCCGCGGCACGGCCCTGGGCGACAGCGCCGCCCCGCCCCTGACCGATACCCGCGCCATCCGGGCCATGGGCCTGTTCAGCGGCTGGCGCGGCAGGGTGGCGGAATTCGATTTCACGGTATTCCGCCCCCATTTTTCCGAAGCCGTGCCCATGGCCCTGGGCGCCTTCCACTGGATGTTCAGCCATACCCGCGTCTCGGCCATCATGGGCCTGTGCCCGGCAAGCAACCGCCATGCCTGGCGGCTGGCCACGGCCTGCGGCTTCCGCCTGCTGGCCCGCCTGCCCCAGGCCTGCCATCTGGCCCGCCGGCAGTGCCATGTGGACGGCATGCTGGTCTGCTGCACGCCCGACAGCCTGAAGAACGCCGCACACAGCGCCGGCCGGAAGGGCGGCCAGCCGGCAACGCGGACGCCCCTGTCATCTGCAACCATCACCCCCCGGGAGGACATCATGGGATTCGGAGGAAGTTCCACCCCCAGCGTACCGGCCGTGACGCCTGCGCCCAAGCAGGAAGTACAGAAACCCGTTACCGAAGCGGCCACTGCCGCCCGCCAAAGCCAGAAGGACAAGGCCGCCAAGGCTGCGGGCATTCGCGGGTCCATCTATACGGACCCGCTGCGCCGGCAGTCGGAAACGAACGGCAAGACCCTGCTGGGGCAGTAG
- a CDS encoding portal protein — protein sequence MDVLLRGGPPPFPRRPEDNAPPQANMAALARRWHALLERRAPWDTAWQSLAEHFLPTRCRLNPQEESRPLLNHRLVDATGILAMRTLAAGLQGGMTSPARQWFRLSLDDADLADSRAGQLYLDEVERRMRVLFQRSNFYNAMHTLYAQLGTFGTAFLFELADPRHGFRFLPLCAGEYALDTDAGRRVDTVFRRSAMSLRQLEEVFGLAALPENLRRAVRRTPDLRRTVVHAVFPRRHGRPGLLAPHCLPVASVHWLEGQEGQAVPLRISGFQDFPGFGPRWDVAGNDVYGRSPAMDALPDCRMLQQMGITTLKAIHKAVDPPMSVSAGLRAVGLDLTPGGINYVDSLPGQSPLAATPLLQLKPDLAQSRQAMQAVQEQIRAGLYNDLFRLILEGRSKVTASEIAAREEEKMVLIGPVLERLHDELLIPLMDRTFALMQRLDMLPPCPPELRGRRLKVEFVSLLAQAQKLVGSGATQHYLDLTLRAASAWPEALDSVNVDHLLDQYARDLGLPVHLTRSLEERQALRLSRSREQQQDSLLQQVERVVDMGKTLSQSEVTLNGQKRSLLDGLGMALERLAMPRTGAAAVPAGEEPPHA from the coding sequence ATGGACGTGCTGCTGCGGGGCGGTCCGCCCCCTTTTCCCCGCCGGCCGGAGGACAACGCCCCACCGCAGGCCAATATGGCCGCCCTGGCCCGGCGCTGGCACGCCCTGCTGGAACGCCGCGCCCCGTGGGACACGGCCTGGCAGAGTCTGGCAGAGCATTTTCTGCCCACACGCTGCCGCCTGAACCCGCAGGAGGAAAGCCGCCCCCTGCTCAATCACCGTCTGGTGGACGCCACGGGGATTCTGGCCATGCGCACGCTGGCTGCCGGCCTGCAGGGCGGCATGACCAGCCCGGCGCGCCAGTGGTTCCGCCTGTCCCTGGACGATGCCGACCTGGCCGACAGCCGTGCCGGACAGCTGTATCTGGACGAGGTGGAACGCCGCATGCGGGTGCTGTTTCAGCGGTCCAATTTCTATAACGCCATGCACACCCTCTATGCCCAGCTGGGCACCTTTGGGACAGCCTTTCTCTTTGAACTGGCCGATCCCCGGCACGGCTTCCGCTTTCTGCCGCTCTGCGCAGGGGAATACGCGCTGGATACGGATGCCGGCCGCCGCGTGGACACGGTTTTTCGGCGCAGCGCCATGAGCCTGCGTCAGCTGGAAGAGGTCTTCGGCCTGGCGGCCCTGCCGGAAAACCTGCGCCGGGCGGTCCGCCGTACACCAGACCTGCGCCGCACCGTGGTGCATGCCGTCTTTCCGCGCCGTCATGGCAGGCCCGGACTGCTGGCGCCGCATTGTCTGCCCGTGGCCTCCGTTCACTGGCTGGAAGGCCAGGAAGGCCAGGCCGTGCCCCTGCGCATTTCCGGCTTTCAGGACTTTCCCGGCTTCGGGCCGCGCTGGGACGTGGCAGGCAATGACGTTTACGGCCGCTCGCCGGCCATGGATGCCCTGCCGGACTGCCGCATGCTGCAACAGATGGGCATTACCACGCTCAAGGCCATCCACAAGGCCGTGGACCCGCCCATGAGCGTTTCTGCCGGCCTCCGGGCCGTGGGCCTGGACCTGACGCCGGGCGGCATCAATTACGTGGACAGCCTGCCCGGCCAGAGTCCGCTGGCTGCTACGCCGCTGCTCCAGCTCAAACCCGATCTGGCCCAGTCCCGTCAGGCCATGCAGGCCGTTCAGGAACAGATCCGGGCCGGCCTGTACAATGACCTCTTCCGGCTCATTCTGGAAGGCCGCTCCAAGGTCACGGCCAGTGAAATCGCGGCCCGGGAGGAGGAAAAGATGGTGCTCATCGGTCCGGTGCTGGAACGCCTGCATGACGAGCTGCTCATACCGCTCATGGACAGGACCTTTGCCCTCATGCAGCGGCTGGACATGCTGCCCCCCTGTCCGCCGGAACTGCGGGGCCGCCGGCTGAAGGTGGAATTTGTCTCCCTGCTGGCCCAGGCCCAGAAGCTGGTGGGCAGCGGCGCCACCCAGCACTATCTGGACCTGACCCTGCGCGCCGCTTCCGCCTGGCCCGAAGCCCTGGACAGCGTCAACGTGGACCACCTGCTGGACCAGTATGCCCGCGACCTGGGGCTGCCCGTTCACCTTACCCGCTCCCTGGAGGAGCGGCAGGCCCTGCGCCTGAGCCGAAGCAGGGAGCAGCAGCAGGACAGCCTGCTGCAACAGGTGGAACGCGTGGTGGACATGGGCAAGACGCTCTCCCAGAGCGAAGTGACCCTGAACGGGCAGAAGCGCTCCCTGCTGGACGGACTGGGCATGGCCCTGGAGCGCCTGGCCATGCCCCGGACCGGGGCGGCTGCCGTGCCCGCCGGAGAGGAGCCCCCCCATGCCTGA